Proteins encoded by one window of Lemur catta isolate mLemCat1 chromosome 12, mLemCat1.pri, whole genome shotgun sequence:
- the DIMT1 gene encoding probable dimethyladenosine transferase isoform X2, translating to MLVWQICLIRSLLHLSSSCCCTDLFFRCAILMFQREFALRLVAKPGDKLYCRLSINTQLLARVDHLMKVGKNNFRPPPKVESSVVRIEPKNPPPPINFQEWDGLVRITFVRKNKTLSAAFKSSAVQQLLEKNYRIHCSVHNTVIPEDFSIADKIQQILTSTGFSDKRARSMDIDDFIRLLHGFNAEGIHFS from the exons ATGCTTGTGTGGCAAATTTGCCTTATCAG ATCTCTTCTCCATTTGTCTTCAAGCTGTTGCTGCACCGACCTTT ttttcagaTGTGCTATACTTATGTTTCAAAGAGAATTTGCTCTCCGACTGGTTGCAAAACCTGGAGATAAGTTATACTGCAGACTGTCAATTAACACACAGCTATTAGCACGTGTGGACCATCTGATGAAA GTTGGAAAGAATAACTTCAGACCACCACCCAAGGTGGAATCCAGTGTTGTAAGGATAGAACCTAAGAATCCACCACCACCCATCAATTTTCAG GAATGGGATGGCCTTGTAAGAATCACCTTTGTTAGGAAAAACAAGACTCTTTCTGCTGCATTTAA ATCAAGTGCAGTACAACAGCTGTTGGAAAAAAACTACAGAATTCATTGTTCGGTCCATAATACT GTAATACCAGAAGATTTCAGCATAGCAGATAAAATACAGCAAATCCTAACCAGCACAGGTTTTAGTGACAAACGGGCCCGTTCCATGGACATAGATGACTTCATCAG attgctACATGGATTCAATGCAGAAGGTATTCATTTTTCCTAG
- the DIMT1 gene encoding probable dimethyladenosine transferase isoform X1: MPKVKSGAIGRRRQRQEQRRELKSAGGLMFNTGIGQHILKNPLIVNSIIDKAALRPTDVVLEVGPGTGNMTVKLLEKAKKVVACELDPRLVAELHKRVQGTPLASKLQVMVGDVLKTDLPFFDACVANLPYQISSPFVFKLLLHRPFFRCAILMFQREFALRLVAKPGDKLYCRLSINTQLLARVDHLMKVGKNNFRPPPKVESSVVRIEPKNPPPPINFQEWDGLVRITFVRKNKTLSAAFKSSAVQQLLEKNYRIHCSVHNTVIPEDFSIADKIQQILTSTGFSDKRARSMDIDDFIRLLHGFNAEGIHFS, translated from the exons ATGCCGAAGGTCAAGTCGGGGGCGATCGGCCGCCGCCGCCAGCGGCAGGAACAGCGCCGGGAGCTGAAGAGCGCCGGAG GACTCATGTTCAACACGGGGATTGGGCAGCACATTTTGAAAAATCCTCTCATTGTTAACAGCATTATTGATAAG GCTGCCTTAAGACCAACTGATGTGGTGCTGGAAGTTGGACCTGGAACTGGCAACATGACTGTAAAGTtgttagaaaaggcaaaaaag gtaGTTGCCTGTGAACTTGACCCAAGGCTAGTAGCAGAACTACACAAAAGAGTTCAGGGCAC GCCTCTGGCCAGCAAACTTCAAGTAATGGTGGGTGATGTGTTGAAAACAGATTTGCCATTCTTTGATGCTTGTGTGGCAAATTTGCCTTATCAG ATCTCTTCTCCATTTGTCTTCAAGCTGTTGCTGCACCGACCTTTTTTCAG aTGTGCTATACTTATGTTTCAAAGAGAATTTGCTCTCCGACTGGTTGCAAAACCTGGAGATAAGTTATACTGCAGACTGTCAATTAACACACAGCTATTAGCACGTGTGGACCATCTGATGAAA GTTGGAAAGAATAACTTCAGACCACCACCCAAGGTGGAATCCAGTGTTGTAAGGATAGAACCTAAGAATCCACCACCACCCATCAATTTTCAG GAATGGGATGGCCTTGTAAGAATCACCTTTGTTAGGAAAAACAAGACTCTTTCTGCTGCATTTAA ATCAAGTGCAGTACAACAGCTGTTGGAAAAAAACTACAGAATTCATTGTTCGGTCCATAATACT GTAATACCAGAAGATTTCAGCATAGCAGATAAAATACAGCAAATCCTAACCAGCACAGGTTTTAGTGACAAACGGGCCCGTTCCATGGACATAGATGACTTCATCAG attgctACATGGATTCAATGCAGAAGGTATTCATTTTTCCTAG